The region AGCCATACCGAGCCGATGGATATCGGTATCTATGCCCGGCCGGACTATTACTTCCAGTATCAGAACCCCGAGTTCAACAAGGTGATCGAGGACCTGACGCTGGCCAACGATCCGGAGGAACGCTCGGCGCTGCTTAAGCAGGCTCAGGAGATGATCTCCAAGGACTATGTCAACGGCTACCTGTTCCAGCTCGCCTTTCCGACGGTTGCCAACGCCAAGATCAAGGGGCTCTGGAAGAACCAGCCCACCCAGGCGACCGACCTGACCGCCGTCCATTGGGAAGAGTGAGCCTGCCTGCAACACAGGCACCCGCGCCGGGGCGCGGGTGCCATCTCGTCTAATCCTCTCCGGTCCAGCCGGAAACAGCCCGCCGACAGGCGCATAACGGGTTCATGCTGCGGTATTTCCTCAAGAGATTGCTGTCCCTCGGGCTGAGCCTCGTGGCTGCATCCATCGTCATCTTCCTGGCGCTGGAAGTGGTGCCGGGCGATCCGGCCGCCTATATGCTCGGCCTCAACGCCCAGGAGGATACGCTTGCGGCCCTCAGGCAAGAGCTTGGCCTCACCGGGTCCATCCTGCAGCGTTACCTCTCCTGGACGGGGGGATTGCTGACCGGCGATTTCGGCGTTTCCTACACCTACCGCACCCCTGTCGCCGAAATGATCGGCGACAGGCTGTGGGTGTCGCTGCCGCTGGCGCTCTACGCCCTGACGCTGAGTACCCTGATCGCTTTTCCAGCCGGCATCTGGGCGGCCTCCCGGCGCGGGTCCTATGTGGACGCCTCGGTCATGGGCGTGACCCAGCTGGGCGTTGCCATTCCCAACTTCTGGTTCGCCATGCTGATGGTGCTGGTCTTTGCCATCAATC is a window of Roseibium salinum DNA encoding:
- a CDS encoding ABC transporter permease, which produces MLRYFLKRLLSLGLSLVAASIVIFLALEVVPGDPAAYMLGLNAQEDTLAALRQELGLTGSILQRYLSWTGGLLTGDFGVSYTYRTPVAEMIGDRLWVSLPLALYALTLSTLIAFPAGIWAASRRGSYVDASVMGVTQLGVAIPNFWFAMLMVLVFAINLRWFSAGGFPGWDAGFFVAMKALTLPAIALALPQASILTRVMRSSLLDTLGEDFIRTARAKGLNRRQALWRHALRNALIPVLTIMGLQFSFLLAGAIIIENVFFLPGLGRLVFQSISARDIIVVESIVMLLVFAVIMVNFAVDMAYALVDPRLRRRR